In one Spirosoma rigui genomic region, the following are encoded:
- a CDS encoding metallophosphoesterase family protein — translation MNRRTLLKATGLLPLVAATDGLVMAAPTARKRSLRFAYIGDTHIKAETKPMEQVAKCFHHLQNQADKPAFILHGGDTIMDALGQGRDNVQKQWDAWNTVVKADNSLTIEYCIGNHDVWGYEQARNDPQYGKKWALEQMKLSERYRSFDRNGWHFIVLDSVQPTPENKWYTAHIDPEQLAWLKADLAKTNPKTPILLMSHIPIVSATVFYDKSNVRSGNWQIPGSWNHTDAAELIELFYQHPNIKTALSGHMHLLDRVDYNGVAYLCNGSVCGNWWTSDTYHQTKAGYALMDLYDDGTVERTYVQYT, via the coding sequence ATGAATCGCAGAACACTTCTCAAAGCCACGGGCCTGTTGCCACTCGTGGCGGCCACCGATGGGCTGGTTATGGCCGCGCCCACAGCCCGCAAACGCAGTCTACGCTTTGCCTACATTGGCGATACCCACATCAAAGCGGAAACAAAACCCATGGAGCAGGTGGCTAAATGCTTCCATCACCTGCAGAATCAAGCCGACAAACCCGCATTTATTCTGCACGGGGGCGATACGATCATGGACGCACTGGGGCAGGGTCGCGACAACGTACAAAAACAGTGGGACGCCTGGAACACGGTCGTGAAAGCCGACAACTCGCTGACCATCGAATACTGCATCGGCAATCACGATGTGTGGGGCTACGAACAGGCCCGCAACGACCCGCAGTACGGTAAAAAGTGGGCACTGGAGCAGATGAAGCTCAGCGAACGGTACCGCTCCTTCGACCGGAACGGCTGGCATTTCATTGTCCTCGACAGCGTTCAGCCAACGCCCGAAAACAAGTGGTACACGGCCCATATCGACCCCGAACAGCTAGCCTGGCTCAAAGCCGATTTGGCCAAGACCAATCCCAAAACGCCCATCCTGCTTATGTCGCACATCCCCATCGTGTCGGCAACGGTGTTCTACGACAAATCGAACGTCAGGAGCGGTAACTGGCAGATTCCCGGTAGCTGGAACCACACCGACGCGGCTGAGCTAATCGAACTCTTCTACCAGCACCCGAACATCAAAACGGCCCTGAGCGGTCATATGCACCTGCTGGACCGGGTCGATTATAATGGCGTTGCCTACCTCTGTAATGGATCTGTTTGCGGCAACTGGTGGACGAGCGATACGTATCACCAGACCAAAGCCGGGTATGCGCTGATGGACTTGTACGATGACGGAACCGTTGAACGGACGTATGTACAGTATACGTAA
- a CDS encoding TIGR03364 family FAD-dependent oxidoreductase — translation MYDLIIIGAGALGTFHAYYAAKAGQRVLLLEKDRYPVGATVRNFGQVVPSGLAGRWFEYGRESLATYRAIQQETDITVRQNGTIYVASDADEWQLANELHDRYRQVSYPSELLSKAQCLAKYPALQPDYVVGGLFFPDEMSVEPEQMVHRLIGYVQHKHGVDYRPGSAVIDVQSNYNGAIVTLANKQRFQAGRVLICSGHEVKLLFPELLADAGLVVSKLQMLLAEPVNGLSLPGNILTGLSIRRYEAFQECSSYAAIAARIPDVPANFADLKKWGIHILFKQAIDGSIIIGDSHEYADATQAEDLGYHTQDFINDLMLTEARRIMNFPMTIRKTWAGFYSQTPNEIFEYDIDEHIRIVTGIGGKGMSSGAGFAGHTIRQWLGVDV, via the coding sequence ATGTACGACTTAATCATCATTGGCGCGGGTGCGCTGGGTACGTTTCATGCCTATTACGCAGCCAAAGCGGGCCAGCGGGTGCTGTTGCTTGAAAAAGATCGGTATCCCGTGGGTGCCACCGTGCGGAACTTCGGGCAGGTAGTGCCCTCCGGACTGGCCGGGCGCTGGTTTGAGTACGGCCGCGAGAGTCTTGCTACGTACCGCGCCATTCAGCAGGAGACCGATATTACCGTGCGGCAAAACGGCACTATATACGTAGCTTCCGACGCCGACGAGTGGCAGCTGGCCAACGAACTGCACGACCGCTACAGGCAGGTCAGCTACCCCAGCGAGTTACTCAGCAAGGCGCAATGCCTGGCCAAATACCCAGCCCTGCAACCTGACTACGTCGTAGGTGGGTTGTTCTTCCCCGACGAAATGAGCGTGGAGCCGGAGCAAATGGTGCATCGGCTCATTGGCTACGTACAGCACAAACACGGTGTCGATTACCGACCTGGCTCGGCCGTTATCGACGTGCAGTCGAACTACAACGGTGCCATTGTCACGCTGGCTAACAAACAGCGTTTTCAGGCCGGGCGGGTGCTTATCTGCAGCGGCCATGAGGTGAAGCTGCTATTTCCTGAGCTGCTGGCCGATGCCGGTCTGGTGGTGAGTAAACTGCAGATGCTGCTGGCTGAGCCGGTAAACGGGTTGTCGCTGCCCGGAAATATCCTGACGGGCCTTTCCATTCGTCGCTACGAAGCCTTTCAGGAATGTTCATCCTATGCCGCCATAGCTGCCCGCATTCCGGACGTGCCGGCCAACTTCGCCGACCTCAAAAAATGGGGTATCCACATTTTGTTCAAGCAGGCCATCGACGGCTCGATCATCATCGGCGATTCGCACGAGTATGCCGACGCCACCCAGGCCGAAGACCTGGGCTACCACACCCAGGATTTTATCAACGACCTCATGCTGACCGAGGCCCGGCGCATCATGAATTTCCCCATGACGATCCGGAAAACATGGGCCGGATTTTATAGCCAGACCCCCAACGAAATTTTCGAGTACGACATCGACGAACACATCCGGATCGTGACGGGCATTGGCGGAAAGGGCATGAGTTCAGGGGCCGGATTTGCGGGTCACACCATCCGGCAGTGGCTGGGCGTCGATGTGTGA
- a CDS encoding phosphonate degradation HD-domain oxygenase yields the protein MNTIATLFAESGQDAYYGEPVTQLEHALQCAQLAEKAGADRETVVAAFLHDIGHLLPAEESKGYMDGYGTVDHERLGADYLRARGFSEKVAQLIEHHVNAKRYLVYKNPDYFARLSEASLKTLEFQGGPMSADEAARFEANPYFRQILQVRGWDEQAKIPGLPTPDMHYYLALATTI from the coding sequence ATGAACACCATCGCTACCCTTTTTGCCGAGAGCGGGCAGGATGCCTACTACGGTGAGCCTGTTACTCAACTCGAACACGCCCTGCAGTGTGCGCAACTGGCCGAAAAAGCCGGTGCCGACCGCGAAACAGTTGTGGCTGCGTTTCTGCACGATATTGGGCATCTGCTGCCCGCCGAGGAAAGCAAGGGCTATATGGATGGGTACGGCACCGTCGACCACGAGCGGCTCGGGGCTGATTACCTCCGGGCACGTGGCTTTTCGGAGAAAGTGGCGCAGCTGATCGAGCACCACGTCAACGCCAAGCGGTACCTGGTCTATAAAAATCCTGATTACTTCGCCCGGCTCTCGGAGGCCAGCCTGAAAACGCTGGAGTTTCAGGGTGGGCCGATGTCGGCCGACGAAGCTGCCCGGTTCGAAGCCAATCCGTACTTCCGGCAGATCCTGCAGGTGCGGGGTTGGGACGAGCAGGCCAAAATTCCCGGCCTGCCAACGCCGGACATGCATTATTACCTGGCCCTCGCGACTACCATCTGA
- a CDS encoding SusC/RagA family TonB-linked outer membrane protein, with protein sequence MKSNYLHSLISAQNARRWFSVAVLFCLLPAAAALAQTVTGRVTSGDDNQPLPGVSIVVKGTTAGTTSRSDGTYTINVQPNSTLTFSFIGYTSQEVAVANRTKLDIRLVAGEQTLSEFVVTALGIKKDIRQTGVSIQSVDGAQLLKAREPNAINSLVGKVAGLTIGASAELLRRPNIVLRGNSDVLFVVDGVPINSDTWNISPDDIDTYSVLKGASASALYGFRGKNGAILITTKRGTKDKRGFAVDVNTSQMVDNGFLAIPKVQDEYGPGDHGVYEFVDGKGGGKNDGDYDIWGPRFEGQLIPQYDSPIDPVTGKRTGTPWVARGKDNLRRFLQPGILSTNNISVSSSGEKYDLRFSVSHNYQRGLVPNTKLNSTTFKVSTGYNFSNRLRFEGDVQVNRQYTPNIPDVNYGPNSMIYNIVIWGGADWDVDQLKNYWQPGKEGTQQIYAEYQRYNNPWFTAKEWLRGHYKTDIVGQTSLKYSIADGLDLTLRTQVSTWNLLRNEKFPYSATSYGREETKGDYREDRRSLLDNNTDLLLKYAKRVSPLLNVNAIAGGNLRVYNYNSNYTSTNYLNVPGVYNFANSLNPVIASNFQSDMRVLSAYYSADFTLKDFLTVSTTGRMDKLSTLPQGNNTFFYPSVALSTVLSDYLRLPQAISFLKVRASYANVKDGLTQSTIGVPSWSLGYGEQYQSSYDGPTYQNAAVYSTPLTVNNTSTAYFTNALNNPNIKPNSTSQTEVGLDVRFLNNRLAFDAAYYISDDGPRIFNLPISETTGYSSALVNGIKTQKKGIELSLTGKVIQNPNGLNWDVLANWSTYKEIYKDFYPGVTALNTFFKVGDRTDKYYTSTFVRAPDGQIINDAGGRPIRTTVAQYVGNINPDWVFGLNNRFSYKNLTFSFQFDGRVGGVISDYVEQKTWAGGRIINTVQGDMAIARLNDTKGIKSYLGEGVQVSNGASINYNSDGYVTNYAELQFKPNETKAFLQDYIARRYGFDGGTIISRTYAKLREVVIGYSLPQAFTSRLGIRQASVSLVARNLLYFAERKDIDIDQFTSGGRSDLQTPTTRRYGINLNLTF encoded by the coding sequence ATGAAATCGAACTATTTACATTCACTTATTTCTGCGCAAAATGCCCGTCGATGGTTTAGCGTAGCGGTCCTCTTTTGCCTGTTGCCGGCCGCTGCGGCTCTGGCCCAAACGGTCACCGGCCGGGTAACGTCGGGCGATGATAACCAGCCCTTGCCGGGCGTCTCGATCGTCGTCAAAGGCACCACCGCCGGGACTACCTCGCGCTCGGATGGTACGTACACCATTAACGTTCAGCCTAACAGCACACTCACGTTTTCGTTCATCGGTTATACCTCGCAGGAGGTGGCTGTAGCGAACCGGACGAAGCTGGACATCAGGCTGGTTGCTGGTGAGCAGACGCTGAGTGAGTTTGTTGTAACGGCCCTCGGTATCAAGAAAGACATCCGGCAAACGGGGGTATCCATCCAGTCGGTAGACGGGGCCCAACTGCTCAAAGCCCGGGAACCTAATGCCATAAACTCGCTGGTGGGCAAAGTAGCGGGTCTGACCATCGGAGCCTCGGCCGAACTGCTGCGTCGCCCAAACATTGTGCTGCGGGGCAATTCAGACGTGTTGTTCGTTGTTGATGGCGTCCCCATCAACTCCGATACCTGGAATATCAGTCCAGACGATATTGACACGTATTCGGTCCTGAAAGGGGCGTCGGCATCGGCGCTGTACGGGTTTCGGGGCAAGAACGGGGCTATTCTGATCACGACCAAACGCGGCACGAAAGACAAGCGGGGCTTCGCCGTTGATGTGAACACGAGCCAGATGGTCGACAACGGATTTCTGGCCATTCCTAAAGTGCAGGATGAATACGGCCCCGGCGACCACGGTGTCTATGAGTTCGTCGATGGTAAAGGGGGCGGCAAAAACGATGGCGACTACGACATCTGGGGTCCTCGGTTTGAAGGGCAACTGATTCCGCAATACGACAGCCCCATTGACCCGGTGACCGGCAAGCGGACGGGTACGCCCTGGGTAGCGCGGGGTAAAGATAACCTTCGTCGTTTTTTACAGCCGGGCATCCTCTCAACGAATAACATATCGGTATCGTCGTCGGGCGAGAAATACGATCTGCGCTTTTCGGTGTCGCACAACTACCAGCGCGGTCTGGTGCCCAACACCAAGCTCAACAGCACGACCTTCAAGGTGTCAACGGGGTATAATTTCTCGAACCGGCTGCGATTTGAGGGGGACGTGCAGGTCAACCGGCAGTATACGCCCAATATTCCCGACGTGAACTACGGTCCCAACTCCATGATTTATAATATCGTGATCTGGGGTGGTGCCGACTGGGATGTTGACCAGCTTAAAAACTACTGGCAGCCCGGTAAAGAAGGAACGCAGCAGATCTATGCTGAGTACCAGCGCTATAACAACCCCTGGTTCACGGCCAAAGAGTGGCTGCGGGGTCACTACAAAACCGACATCGTTGGGCAGACATCGCTTAAATACAGTATTGCCGATGGCCTGGACCTTACTCTGCGCACGCAGGTGTCGACCTGGAACCTGTTGCGGAATGAGAAATTTCCGTACTCGGCCACCAGCTACGGCCGCGAAGAAACCAAAGGCGATTACCGCGAAGACCGCCGGAGCCTGCTGGATAACAACACCGATCTGCTGCTCAAGTATGCCAAACGGGTAAGCCCGCTGCTGAACGTCAACGCCATTGCCGGGGGTAACCTGCGGGTATATAACTATAACTCGAATTACACCTCCACCAATTACCTGAACGTACCGGGTGTCTATAACTTCGCTAATTCGCTCAACCCGGTTATTGCGTCGAACTTCCAGTCGGACATGCGGGTGCTATCGGCGTATTACTCGGCCGACTTCACGCTGAAGGACTTCCTGACCGTATCGACAACGGGCCGGATGGACAAACTGTCGACGCTGCCCCAGGGCAACAATACGTTCTTCTATCCGTCGGTGGCGCTGAGTACGGTCCTGTCCGACTACCTGCGGTTGCCCCAGGCCATTTCGTTCCTGAAGGTGCGGGCGTCATATGCCAACGTAAAAGACGGCCTGACCCAGTCGACCATTGGCGTCCCATCGTGGTCGCTGGGTTACGGGGAGCAGTACCAGTCGTCGTACGACGGGCCAACGTACCAGAATGCGGCCGTTTACAGTACCCCGCTGACGGTCAACAATACGTCAACAGCGTATTTCACCAACGCGCTGAACAACCCGAATATCAAGCCCAACAGTACCTCACAGACGGAGGTTGGCCTGGACGTTCGCTTTCTCAACAACCGGCTCGCCTTCGACGCGGCTTACTACATCAGCGACGATGGCCCGCGTATTTTCAACCTGCCCATCTCCGAAACTACCGGCTACTCATCGGCACTGGTGAACGGGATCAAGACCCAGAAGAAAGGGATCGAACTGTCGCTGACGGGGAAAGTTATCCAGAACCCCAACGGCCTGAACTGGGATGTGCTGGCCAACTGGTCGACCTATAAAGAGATCTACAAAGATTTCTATCCGGGGGTTACGGCCCTCAATACCTTCTTCAAAGTGGGCGACCGGACGGATAAATACTACACATCGACGTTTGTGCGGGCACCCGATGGACAGATTATCAACGATGCCGGTGGCCGACCCATCCGGACAACGGTGGCGCAGTATGTGGGCAACATCAATCCCGACTGGGTGTTTGGCCTCAATAACCGTTTCAGCTATAAGAACCTGACGTTCAGCTTTCAGTTCGACGGGCGCGTGGGCGGTGTCATCTCCGACTACGTGGAGCAGAAAACGTGGGCCGGTGGCCGGATCATCAACACCGTACAGGGCGATATGGCCATTGCCCGTCTGAACGACACCAAAGGCATTAAGTCGTATCTGGGCGAAGGTGTACAGGTGAGCAACGGCGCCAGCATCAACTACAACTCGGATGGCTACGTGACCAACTACGCCGAACTGCAATTCAAGCCTAATGAAACGAAGGCGTTTCTGCAGGATTACATCGCCCGGCGCTACGGCTTCGATGGAGGTACCATCATCAGCCGGACTTACGCCAAACTGCGGGAGGTTGTCATTGGCTACTCCCTGCCCCAGGCTTTCACCAGTCGGCTGGGAATCCGGCAGGCATCGGTTTCGCTCGTGGCCCGGAACCTGCTCTACTTCGCCGAACGGAAAGATATCGACATCGACCAGTTCACCAGTGGCGGCCGTTCCGATCTGCAAACGCCCACAACCCGGCGGTACGGTATTAACCTGAATCTGACATTCTAA
- a CDS encoding SusD/RagB family nutrient-binding outer membrane lipoprotein, which produces MKLNKLFILSLTAFALVLSSCEKSFDELEKDPNRAVNAPASLVLKGILNDMYNSGNSPSGFSGVTYAPWGAEQRYNQFYASNYDYYSTNEYNWTSTSLNYFTLKDVLKMETEAKRAGAPDVNPYSALGKFFRAYFFENMTRRVGDVPLTDALKDLGNLTPKYDTQKSVYVQILKWLDDANTDMAAVISRGDNTLAGDFYLNNDLRKWQKVINAYRIRVLVNLSKKEADTDLAVRQKFADMLGNSTKYPLPTGLSDNLQYIHNSTQSKYPRNQDNFGQSATRENMAKTYVDLLVERKDPRLFVVAEPATAKLAAGLKPTDFAAFVGASSGEDLQDMATKVLKGEYSFQNRKHYYTTYVGEPVFIIGYPELMFNIAEGINRGWASGDAASYYQKGIAASMEFYGLKDGANTVTFSRDGGIFNFDTYTVPVSLADYLAQPLVSYAGNNATGLTQILTQKYIAFFQNSGLEAFYNQRRTGVPTFLTGVGTSNSGRIPKRWLYPQSERTTNGDNLKAAITSQYGANDDINATMWLLK; this is translated from the coding sequence ATGAAACTCAATAAACTCTTCATACTCTCGCTCACGGCCTTCGCCCTGGTGCTTTCGTCCTGCGAGAAGTCGTTCGACGAACTCGAAAAGGACCCCAACCGGGCTGTCAATGCACCGGCTTCCCTGGTGCTGAAAGGTATTCTGAACGATATGTACAACAGCGGCAACAGCCCATCCGGGTTTTCGGGGGTTACCTACGCCCCCTGGGGAGCCGAGCAGCGGTACAATCAGTTCTACGCCAGTAACTACGACTATTACTCGACCAACGAGTACAACTGGACCAGCACGAGCCTGAATTATTTCACGCTCAAAGACGTGCTCAAAATGGAAACCGAAGCCAAACGGGCGGGGGCACCCGATGTGAATCCATACTCCGCCCTGGGTAAATTCTTCCGGGCGTATTTTTTCGAGAACATGACCCGTCGCGTAGGCGATGTTCCCCTGACCGATGCCCTGAAAGATCTGGGCAACCTGACCCCGAAATATGATACGCAGAAATCGGTGTACGTCCAGATTCTGAAGTGGCTGGACGATGCCAATACCGACATGGCAGCGGTCATCAGCAGGGGCGACAATACGCTGGCCGGTGATTTTTATCTGAACAACGACCTGCGGAAGTGGCAGAAGGTAATCAACGCCTATCGGATACGGGTACTCGTCAACCTGAGTAAAAAAGAAGCCGACACCGATCTGGCCGTCAGACAAAAATTTGCCGACATGCTCGGCAACTCCACCAAATATCCGTTGCCGACGGGCCTGAGCGACAACTTGCAGTATATCCACAACAGCACGCAAAGCAAGTACCCGCGCAATCAGGATAACTTCGGGCAGAGTGCTACCCGCGAGAATATGGCCAAGACGTATGTCGACCTGCTGGTGGAACGCAAAGACCCGCGTCTTTTTGTGGTAGCCGAGCCCGCAACGGCCAAATTGGCGGCCGGGTTAAAACCCACCGATTTTGCCGCTTTTGTAGGTGCTTCGTCGGGCGAAGACCTGCAGGACATGGCTACCAAGGTGCTCAAAGGCGAGTATTCGTTTCAGAACCGGAAGCACTATTACACTACCTACGTAGGGGAACCCGTGTTCATCATTGGTTATCCGGAACTTATGTTCAATATTGCCGAAGGAATAAACCGGGGCTGGGCTTCGGGCGATGCTGCCAGTTATTACCAGAAAGGGATTGCCGCTTCGATGGAGTTCTACGGGCTGAAAGACGGCGCCAATACCGTAACCTTCTCGCGGGATGGCGGTATTTTTAACTTCGATACCTACACCGTTCCGGTAAGCCTCGCTGATTACCTGGCGCAGCCCCTGGTCAGCTATGCGGGAAACAATGCCACGGGTTTGACCCAGATACTGACCCAGAAGTACATCGCTTTCTTCCAGAACTCAGGCCTGGAAGCGTTTTACAACCAGCGCCGGACGGGTGTGCCGACTTTCCTGACGGGGGTGGGTACCAGCAACAGCGGACGGATTCCGAAGCGGTGGCTGTATCCACAGAGCGAACGCACTACCAACGGCGATAACCTGAAAGCGGCCATCACCAGCCAGTACGGTGCCAACGATGATATCAACGCCACGATGTGGCTGCTGAAATAA
- a CDS encoding alkaline phosphatase family protein → MKHVFPVVLLLVSLTASAQKTYTTLQVPGRAEYCRIDTAGRSVLPSGRYVTPAGKTIRIANDPFGMALSPNGQRAVTLHDGLLTVLDLRTLQATRVPDYVGKIPAVLKDGSFLGVAMAADNRTAYLSNGDKGRVIIFDTEQLRVLDSISLDGNGYTDSFTSDLLLNGHELLVLDRGNFRLVRIDLATKRITASIPTGRQPFGLALTPDKKTAFVANVGLYAYPKVPGVTPTNKDTMMLKFPAYGAHTKESREGVEVEGRRIPGLGSPLVDEAMSVWMVNLATNKVTAKLKTGVQIGEMIEEAKVVGGSSPNSVAVGSRFAYVSNATNDNISIIDHKLRKLAGTISLKIDPKLDRYRGMMPFGLTLASDEKTLYVALLAFNAVAVVDVPTRKVKGLISTGWGPTRVALSPDQHTLYVTSARGYGAGPNGGATFVKPPQGTYIGDIQLGTFQAVDVVALTPRTPLPGGAGVETLQSYTKQVLANTYQTVRLADNGRNPLPVLPKTRTSPIKYIVYITKENRTYDEVLGQLKSGKGDSTLARFGTGVTLKSRIATSRGNSGRTTDTAVDSIRITAADVMPNHNRLASQFAFSDNFYCDSDASIHGHHWMMGTIPNEWIEANAASAGRFDAFSKAPGRQFPKSSGGIDPEDYNEIGGLWEALERSKVSFYNFGQVNEYAGNYEEQFDTTFGTAHPVVFPMPAAAFRHTSRNFAGYNTNIPDQFRMDQFEREFTTRWITGKQALPQLLTVMLPNDHGSGPRPTEGYPYLHSYMADNDLAVGRMLHFLSRTKYWKNMLVVITEDDPQGGVDHIDAHRSLLMLAGPYVKRGYVSHTHANFGSILKVIYNILGVNYVNQYDLTASLLQDMFTDKPDLRPYDAVLPDVRIFDPQQAMKPYNKPFDWHKIQKGPEMDDRADQRAEHYRQQGEK, encoded by the coding sequence ATGAAACACGTTTTCCCCGTTGTACTGCTACTGGTATCGCTGACGGCTTCTGCGCAGAAGACCTACACGACCCTTCAGGTACCCGGCCGGGCCGAATATTGCCGGATCGATACTGCCGGGCGATCGGTGTTGCCGAGCGGGCGTTACGTGACCCCGGCTGGTAAAACGATTCGTATTGCCAATGACCCCTTCGGGATGGCACTCTCGCCCAACGGCCAGCGGGCGGTGACGTTGCACGACGGTTTGCTGACGGTACTCGACCTGCGGACCCTGCAGGCCACCCGCGTTCCCGATTATGTCGGCAAAATCCCCGCTGTGCTAAAAGACGGTTCGTTTCTGGGTGTCGCTATGGCCGCCGATAACCGGACTGCCTACCTCAGCAACGGCGACAAAGGTCGGGTCATCATCTTCGACACGGAGCAGCTTCGCGTGCTGGATAGTATTAGTCTCGACGGCAACGGCTATACCGACAGCTTCACGTCCGACCTGCTTTTGAACGGTCATGAACTGCTGGTGCTGGACCGGGGTAATTTTCGGCTGGTACGTATCGATCTGGCCACAAAACGCATTACCGCTTCCATTCCAACGGGGCGGCAGCCGTTCGGATTAGCCCTGACACCCGATAAGAAAACCGCTTTCGTCGCCAACGTGGGCCTGTATGCCTACCCTAAAGTGCCGGGCGTAACCCCGACCAACAAGGACACGATGATGCTCAAGTTCCCGGCCTACGGTGCCCATACCAAAGAATCCCGCGAGGGGGTGGAGGTGGAAGGCCGACGGATACCGGGTCTGGGCAGCCCGCTCGTTGACGAGGCCATGAGCGTCTGGATGGTGAACCTGGCCACCAACAAAGTTACGGCCAAGCTCAAGACCGGGGTACAGATAGGGGAGATGATCGAAGAGGCCAAAGTTGTTGGGGGCTCATCGCCCAACTCGGTGGCGGTGGGGAGCCGCTTCGCCTATGTATCGAATGCCACCAACGATAACATCTCCATTATCGACCATAAGTTGCGCAAGCTGGCTGGCACGATCTCGCTCAAAATTGATCCGAAACTGGACCGCTACCGGGGTATGATGCCGTTCGGACTAACGCTTGCCAGTGACGAGAAAACGCTTTATGTGGCTCTGCTGGCTTTCAACGCTGTCGCCGTTGTGGATGTGCCCACGCGTAAGGTCAAAGGACTGATTTCTACCGGTTGGGGACCCACCCGCGTAGCCCTTTCGCCCGACCAGCATACGCTGTATGTTACCTCCGCGCGGGGCTACGGTGCCGGACCCAACGGGGGAGCTACGTTCGTGAAGCCTCCGCAGGGGACCTACATTGGCGATATCCAGCTGGGCACATTCCAGGCGGTGGATGTAGTGGCCCTCACCCCCCGTACCCCGCTCCCCGGGGGAGCGGGGGTGGAAACCCTCCAATCCTACACCAAACAGGTTCTTGCCAATACCTACCAGACCGTTAGGCTGGCCGATAACGGTCGTAACCCGCTGCCGGTGCTGCCCAAAACCCGCACGTCGCCCATCAAGTATATCGTTTACATCACCAAGGAGAACCGGACCTACGACGAAGTACTGGGGCAGCTAAAATCGGGGAAAGGCGATTCGACGCTGGCGCGGTTTGGAACGGGGGTGACGCTGAAAAGTCGGATCGCTACCTCGCGGGGTAACAGCGGGCGCACAACGGATACGGCCGTTGACTCGATCCGGATTACGGCGGCCGATGTCATGCCCAACCACAACCGACTGGCCAGCCAGTTTGCGTTTTCCGATAATTTCTACTGCGATTCGGACGCCAGTATTCACGGCCACCACTGGATGATGGGCACCATTCCCAACGAGTGGATCGAAGCCAATGCCGCTTCGGCGGGGCGGTTCGATGCGTTCTCGAAAGCCCCCGGTCGTCAGTTTCCCAAGTCGTCGGGGGGGATCGATCCGGAGGATTACAATGAAATTGGTGGGCTCTGGGAAGCCCTGGAACGCAGCAAGGTATCCTTCTATAACTTCGGGCAGGTGAATGAGTATGCCGGGAATTATGAAGAGCAGTTCGATACGACCTTCGGGACGGCACACCCGGTGGTGTTTCCCATGCCCGCCGCTGCCTTCCGGCATACGTCGCGCAACTTCGCGGGCTACAACACCAACATTCCCGACCAGTTCCGGATGGACCAGTTCGAGCGGGAGTTTACGACGCGCTGGATAACGGGTAAACAGGCCCTGCCGCAGTTGCTCACGGTGATGCTGCCCAATGACCACGGCTCCGGCCCGCGCCCCACGGAAGGCTACCCGTACCTGCACTCCTACATGGCCGACAACGATCTGGCCGTGGGCCGGATGCTGCACTTCCTGTCGCGCACGAAGTACTGGAAGAACATGCTCGTTGTCATTACCGAAGATGACCCGCAGGGGGGCGTCGACCATATCGATGCGCACCGGTCACTGCTGATGCTCGCGGGACCGTATGTGAAACGCGGTTACGTATCGCACACCCACGCCAACTTCGGCTCTATTCTGAAAGTGATCTACAACATTCTGGGTGTCAACTACGTGAACCAGTACGACCTGACGGCGTCGTTGCTGCAGGATATGTTTACCGACAAACCCGACCTGCGCCCCTACGACGCGGTGCTCCCCGACGTACGCATCTTCGATCCGCAACAGGCCATGAAACCCTATAACAAACCCTTTGACTGGCACAAAATCCAGAAAGGTCCCGAAATGGACGACCGTGCGGACCAGCGCGCCGAGCACTACCGCCAGCAGGGCGAGAAATAA